A window of Phragmites australis chromosome 2, lpPhrAust1.1, whole genome shotgun sequence genomic DNA:
CAAATTCATAATGGATTGGAGTTTATGCAGTTGTATGATACGACGAACCATTTGTGGTGTAAGCAAAAGTGGGCACACATCGGGAGTATCCCGATGTTAGTTGTAAAGATGTCCCCGTTCCTCCCGCTCTTCCCGTCTCGACTTGTGGCTGTGATAAGCCTGTCATGGTCCTTCAGTCCCTACATAAAGATACTGCTGGCCACGCGTACTACATGTGCCAGGATTATTGTGTGGGTGTATATTTGTTTTGGGTTAGGGTAGAAGCATATGACATTACTTTTGTTGATATGATGTTTTAATAATTTACAGGAGTGGGAGATGTGCTACTTCTTCCAATGGATTGATGAGCTTGAGATGTATGACCCTAGGATTTTGAAGGTGAAACGATTTACTCAGTATTCAAAGCCATATGACAAGTTTGTTCGTTGGGTTCCTCCTCTACCAAATCCACCAAAACTGACCTATAAAGAGAATTCGGAATTTAGGGGAAAACGTGTAGCGGATCCTCCGTTATGCAATTGTGGGAAGCGAAGCGTGCTTTGTAAACCTTCAGGAGAATCTCCTTACTTCCGTTGTGAAAGGATGACAAAGGTAAAAACTGGGCATAGTTGCTTGTTTACAATTTGAATGAGATGTAATTAGATGTCATGTACCTTGTATCATGAATTTGAATGCAGTGCCATGGTGCTACTTGTAACTTTTGGGATTTGTTGTACGGTCTCGATGGTGAAtggatggaggaggaagaggataaaGGGAAAGGTAAAAGGGTGATAGAACCATGCCGTCCAAGGATAGCTATGAAGGGTCAAGAGGCAACGACTGTGGTGGTGCAAATGGAGACAATGAAGACACTTGTTGCTAATTTTTCTGTGCTTATCCCGGACGATGACGACAACGACGCTGATGATGACTTGATCTATAATGAGGCGAACGATTATTATTATGGGTTAGTTGGCTGGGTATGTGGTTGCGTTGGACTTATCTATTATTTGTTAGGTGTAATGTTGTGAGCAATTTTGTGATTTTAATGTGTAATCGTCGATGATGGTACTATGTGAATCATATATGAACCATATCGTTGACGATTTGTGAGCTTAATTGTCCCCAGTTTGCATGACGAGTTTGATTGGTCAATGTGGCTAATTTTGTAAATTTCTGGAACGGTTCTTGTGCACTCCCTACTACGCCTCGACCACTACTTCTGCTCCCTTAAGTAATCGCCTTGGCCTGGTTCAGTTGGTTCCTCTGCACCAATCACCTTGGCTCGAAACAATAAGATCTCCGCGCCAAAAACTTTGGCGCGGAACAATGGAATCACCGCGCCAAAGTTTTTGGTGCGGAGAGGTCCCCCGCACTGCCACCCACCAAACTCTCTATATCGTTGGCGCTGGACTGGTCATGACCCGCGCCAAATACCTTGGCGCGGATAGGTCACCCTCCCAGCCCCCACCAAACTATCTGTATCGTTGGCACTGGACTGTTCATAGCCCACGCCAAATACTTTGGCGTGGATAGGTCGACCGCCCAGGCCCCACTGAACTCTCTGTATCGTTGGCGCTGGACTGCTCATAGCTCACGCCAATGGCACTGGACTTCTCATGTACAATAGCACTTTCGCGCCAAAGAATTTGGCGCGGAGTATTCACAGTCCAGCGCCAGTGATACAGAGACTTTGGTGGGGGGTAGCTTGGTTGATATGTCCGCATCATAATATTTGGTGTGGAGCATCCGTAGGGCCGCACCAATTTCTTTGGCGCGGAATTCCTGTATTCCAGGCAAATCCTCACCAGTTTGCATTCGTGGCAAAGGCACATTTCGGGCACTTGTCACACAGAAttctagcagcagcagcagagtcACAGACATAGTTTCTCAAGCCAACACATTGCATAGTTACACAGCTCATTGTTTTAACAGATTTCATACTGACTTCATACAGATTCAAGTCCATAGTTCATACATATCAGATTGTTCATAGAGTTTTAACAGAGTTCATACAGAGTCATACATAGAGTTCATACAGAGTCATACACATTCCGACAGAGTCATGCACATACACTTCATACATAGCCATAGTGACAGAGTCATACACATAGCACATGCATTTCACCTATTGCCTGCGGTGGCGTCCCGGAGCATGTGTACCAGGAGTGTACTTCTTGGGCTACTTGTGATGACGCTCCCCTTGAATCATTAGAGACGGATCGATGTAACGGTCATGGGGCTTTTTGCGAGGACGTGCCTGCGACACCTGAGAGCCCGATGGTGCATCGGCAAGCTGGGATGGTCCTATCTCCTCAGGGCCTTCCACATCTTGTTCCTCCTCGACCTCTTCATCCTCGGATAGGTTGACGTCTCCCTCCTTCTCCTTGTACTCACTTGCCACGAGTCCCTTGTGGCATGAACCTCCCGAGGTGGCAGCACTTGCTGAACGGGAAGGATCGTGACCTCGACCCGCTGGCTGCTGGATGTGGGGGAAGGACAACATCATCAACGGGGCCACGACATCCAAGACGGGTAGCCATCTTGCGGCACTTGGAACACAAACGCTACAATCACGAAATGTATGGAGTGAGAACTACGAATAATAATCATAGAACACATGGTCAAAAACACGTGTTCGTTGACGTACCTCAATGAAATGCCTAAGAGTAATCGACTCGTTGGGAGCTCCAATGGGTGTCCCTAATGCAAGCCTGGCCTCATTGATAGTCCTAAGCAGCTCGTGTGCCTATTTACAAATTCACTGAAATATGTAATGTAGTTAACACAAAAAGTATGTAAGTGCAATTGAGACGATTAGTAAGCCTTACCACCCAGTCTGCAACTGGGGCGCCCTCTACTTCGGTTCCTTCACGAACTCTCTTGTCGAATTCATTGTTCGCCTCATCGTCGGACTCGTCCTCCAACATATCCGCCTGTGTCCATCTAGGCCTCAAGTGAACACGGTAGTTTGCATGATACAACTGAAGGTGCCAGTTGAATTGTTCAACATCGTGCTCAAGGGGCTGAATGACATTGTTGGCTTCAAAGTGATGGAACTCGTTGATGTAGTGCTGGTGCTCGTGAAGCCAGTCTGTAATCTTCTTACACTTTTGCCTATCCATTCTGTCATACATATAGGGAGTCATCAATACAATGAAGTAACATGGAAAAAAGGGGGAGACACGAAAACATTAGACATACTTGTAGAGGTCAATGCTAGTAGAGAACGGCTTTGGTGGACAAGGTTGCCACCTCCCGAATTGCCTCATGACCCTATGCGGGAGGTGGTACTCGACTGCATAGAAGCAAATCAAGGGGCATCTcatcaaccacaagtgtgaatcTCGCATACATAAGATGTTCAAGTCCATCGCTTGCACCACCTGAGATTGATATGGCGTCCATTCAACCTACAAGTGCGATCCAACCATTAGTGCCAAATAAACATCAAAATACCATAACCTACGATTCCCTTCTAAACCAACACTTACGTGTCCAAGTTGTAGGTAGTCTAACTCATTTTTGTATGACTTGTACAACATCTTCTTTCGGCCAACTAACACGGCAACTCTATCATATAGATAAGCTGACGTGGGCTTCCTGTCGGCAACAGTAAACCTCCAATGCTTCTTCTCCACCCAAGCAGGCCTACCCACTGGAAGCTGAATCCACGTCCACTGCTAAAGAAGGTACACACATCCAGCCAAACTAGAATTTGCACTGCTTTGCTGGCATGCGTAGCACAACTGTCGGTATAGCCATGCCAAGGCTACTGATCCCCAGCTGTAAGTCCCTGCGATCTCCCAATCTCTGAGTAGCGGCAAAAACATCCATGAAGCAACATCGCCGTCTGAATCCGAAAACAAAACAGCCCCAAACAAGTGCAGGACATACGCCCTCGCGTATCACTCAACAATCTCCTCGTCGGCATCCTCATCCAAGTTCGAAAAGTTGTCCTCCAGTCACGTGAGAGCGACACCGGAGGTCTTCGACTCATGTGAGTCCTCGTCAGGGCGAAGACCAAGCAGCTCCTCCACTATATCCCACCAACCACCTGAGGCTGTGCTCCCCGTGACCGGCTCACCGCTGATAGGAAGAGCTAACATCATGGCCACATCCTCAAGCGTGATAGTCATCTCTCCACATGACAGGTGAAAGGTGTGCATCTCGGGCCGCCATCTATAAACAAGGGTAGACAGAGCTGATGCACTGTACGTAGGCATTCCGCATCGGCAAAGAGTGGAGAAACCAATCAGACCCGCCTGTCGCAAGTACGGGTTGTACCGCTCGTCATACTCCATACCGGGGTGACCTCGCATGCGGAGTGTTGGTGGCATCTACAGCGAAAAAAGAACAAGAATTACatgaaggaaataaaaatacaaaatgaaAGAGACAATGCCATTAGCAGGATGTGAAATTTTACCTCTCCTTCGGCAACCTTCCTTGCCCGGTGTGTCGCATCGTAGTGCTCCTCCAAGGCTAGTCAATGCACCATCCTGGAAAAAAAGATTCAACAATTAGATAACAAAATCATAAGAAAGAAACATAATTGGAGGATATTTTACAAATTGTAACTCTTACAGTACATCAGAAACACAAAGATTGTCTAGACGTCCTGTTGCGGCGTGGCCCACGCCTACTACCCCCTCTTCCCCTCTTAGACTTCTCACATTTAGGGCATGTTGGTTTTTTATGCCCTTTCTTATGGCAATGTGAGCATTCGTCTTGGGTGCCATTGTACAAAAAGTAATCCAAGTTGTTTTGTCTCTGTGATGACCCCATCCTATCCATGTCGTTCCGCAACCGCTTAGTTTTCCGTCTTCCCCTAGTGCTGACCAAGAGAGTATCACCGATCGCATATGTGCGACCTTCGTATTGGGGCCACTGCGTAGGATCAAGGTACGGTTCAAAATGAGGTGACCATGTTTCAATGACAACATCTAAGGAGAACTCGAATGGCACACGTAAAGGCGACTGATAGTCCAACTTATGGATA
This region includes:
- the LOC133909959 gene encoding uncharacterized protein LOC133909959 — translated: MLYKSYKNELDYLQLGHVEWTPYQSQVVQAMDLNILCMRDSHLWLMRCPLICFYAVEYHLPHRVMRQFGRWQPCPPKPFSTSIDLYKMDRQKCKKITDWLHEHQHYINEFHHFEANNVIQPLEHDVEQFNWHLQLYHANYRVHLRPRWTQADMLEDESDDEANNEFDKRVREGTEVEGAPVADWVVRLTNRLNCTYILFVLTTLHISVNL